From the Sinorhizobium garamanticum genome, one window contains:
- a CDS encoding carbohydrate ABC transporter permease: MSDQFRNRLMLAAALVLAAIYLFPLYWMYVTALKTGSAMFATPPKFLPSEPQWNIYAFVWESRNMGRYLWNSLVIAFGSVALIAVLGVGCAYVLAHYRNVWVDIGLFLILMLQVLPASLMITPIFVGFSQFGLLDTPRFAVILAIAAKSMPFFVVLVRATFMSVPMELEEAALVDGNSRIGAFFNIVLPLARNGILVSAILIFMQAFGEFVYSKSMIQDIELQPASVGLNSFMGPNTNEWNNIMAYATIYVTPILAAFILLQRRIVSGLTSGALK; this comes from the coding sequence ATGAGCGATCAATTCCGCAATCGGCTGATGCTCGCCGCCGCGCTGGTGCTGGCGGCCATCTACCTCTTTCCGCTCTATTGGATGTACGTCACCGCGCTGAAAACCGGTTCGGCGATGTTCGCGACACCACCGAAATTCCTGCCCAGTGAGCCGCAATGGAACATCTACGCCTTCGTCTGGGAAAGCCGGAACATGGGGCGCTATCTCTGGAACTCACTGGTCATCGCATTTGGCTCCGTGGCGTTGATCGCGGTGCTCGGCGTCGGCTGCGCCTATGTGCTCGCGCACTATCGCAATGTCTGGGTCGATATCGGCCTGTTCCTTATCCTCATGCTGCAGGTGCTGCCGGCCTCGCTGATGATCACGCCGATATTCGTCGGCTTCTCGCAGTTCGGGCTGCTCGACACGCCGCGCTTTGCCGTTATCCTGGCGATCGCGGCCAAGAGCATGCCGTTCTTCGTGGTCCTCGTCCGGGCGACCTTCATGAGCGTGCCGATGGAGCTCGAGGAGGCGGCGCTCGTCGACGGCAATTCGCGCATCGGCGCCTTCTTCAACATCGTCCTGCCGCTGGCGCGCAACGGCATTCTGGTGAGCGCGATCCTGATCTTCATGCAGGCCTTCGGCGAGTTCGTCTATTCGAAGTCGATGATCCAGGACATCGAACTGCAACCCGCCAGCGTCGGCCTGAATTCCTTCATGGGGCCGAACACCAATGAATGGAACAACATCATGGCCTACGCCACGATCTATGTGACACCCATTCTGGCCGCCTTCATTCTCTTGCAGCGCCGTATCGTTTCCGGCCTCACTTCGGGAGCCCTCAAATGA
- a CDS encoding ABC transporter ATP-binding protein, whose translation MTLQIELNGVNKFYGAFHALKDINLAIEEGTFVALVGPSGCGKSTLLRSLAGLEKISTGEMKIAGALMNGVPPRKRDVAMVFQSYALYPHMTVEENLTYSLRIRGVKKVEARKAAEEVAATTGLSHLMKRYPRELSGGQRQRVAMSRAIIRHPKAFLFDEPLSNLDAALRVHMRKEIRALHDRLKATSVYVTHDQIEAMTMADHVVVMRDGIIEQQGRPLDLYDRPANKFVAGFIGSPAMNFIPAIVGEDGAHIVLDFGKMQAKLALGRGLAPGSSVTAGIRPEHIKVVSEGQGAFDVPVGFVESTGSATFITSATQPELTIVETGRGRAGSGDIIGLAIDPAQLHLFDTATGRRIEPENGRIGIEPPRHLHVAGHAS comes from the coding sequence ATGACCCTTCAGATCGAACTCAACGGCGTCAACAAGTTCTACGGTGCCTTTCATGCGTTGAAGGACATCAATCTCGCGATAGAGGAGGGAACCTTTGTCGCCCTCGTCGGCCCATCCGGCTGCGGCAAGTCCACTTTGCTGCGTTCGCTCGCTGGTCTCGAAAAGATCTCGACCGGCGAGATGAAGATCGCCGGCGCACTCATGAATGGCGTTCCGCCCCGCAAGCGGGATGTCGCAATGGTCTTCCAGTCCTACGCGCTCTATCCGCATATGACGGTCGAGGAGAACCTGACCTACAGTCTGCGCATTCGCGGTGTGAAAAAGGTAGAAGCGCGCAAGGCGGCGGAAGAGGTGGCGGCAACCACCGGCCTCTCGCATCTGATGAAGCGCTATCCGCGCGAACTCTCGGGCGGCCAGCGCCAGCGCGTGGCGATGAGCCGAGCGATCATCCGCCACCCGAAAGCATTCCTGTTCGACGAGCCGCTCTCCAATCTTGATGCCGCCCTTCGCGTGCATATGCGCAAGGAAATCCGCGCCTTGCATGACCGGCTCAAGGCAACATCCGTCTACGTGACCCACGACCAGATCGAGGCGATGACGATGGCCGACCACGTCGTCGTCATGCGCGACGGCATCATCGAGCAGCAGGGCCGGCCGCTCGATCTCTATGACCGCCCGGCCAACAAATTCGTTGCGGGCTTCATAGGTTCACCCGCGATGAACTTTATACCGGCGATCGTCGGGGAAGATGGCGCCCACATCGTTCTCGATTTCGGCAAGATGCAGGCGAAGCTCGCGCTCGGGCGTGGTCTGGCGCCGGGATCGTCCGTCACTGCTGGTATCCGGCCGGAGCACATCAAGGTCGTTTCGGAAGGGCAGGGCGCTTTCGACGTCCCGGTCGGTTTCGTCGAGTCGACCGGTTCGGCCACTTTCATCACGTCGGCAACGCAGCCGGAACTGACGATCGTCGAGACCGGGCGCGGCAGAGCAGGAAGCGGCGACATCATCGGTCTTGCGATAGATCCGGCGCAACTGCATCTTTTCGACACCGCAACGGGCCGGCGGATCGAACCGGAAAATGGCCGCATCGGCATCGAGCCGCCGCGGCACCTCCACGTTGCAGGTCATGCGAGCTGA
- a CDS encoding FadR/GntR family transcriptional regulator, whose translation MPPETFAKRPGKRTSHQLVVDELGQAVVGGEFAIGDILPGDTELAARFNVSRTVLREAMKTLAAKGLVFPRARIGTRVMPRTHWNLFDADVLSWHFNVGVDQDFLHHLSEVRLALEPYAASLAARRASDADISQMMRLAVAMGDAGHSAQTLAHADLEFHLHLLEASLNPFMRTVGSLIEAALIGVFKLTSPSPEEAEIDRVAMAHIRIVEEIQRRDEHGARSAMENVIRVGQERLMLDLREGKIALQSGS comes from the coding sequence ATGCCGCCGGAAACCTTCGCCAAACGACCGGGGAAGCGCACAAGCCACCAGCTCGTCGTCGATGAGCTGGGCCAGGCCGTGGTCGGCGGCGAATTTGCCATTGGCGACATACTGCCAGGCGACACGGAGCTTGCGGCGCGTTTCAATGTCTCGCGCACGGTCCTGCGCGAAGCGATGAAGACGCTCGCGGCCAAAGGGCTCGTTTTCCCGCGGGCGCGCATCGGAACGCGCGTCATGCCGCGGACGCATTGGAACCTGTTCGACGCCGATGTCCTCTCCTGGCATTTCAATGTCGGCGTGGACCAGGATTTCCTGCATCACCTGAGCGAAGTGAGACTGGCCCTCGAACCCTATGCCGCAAGTCTCGCGGCGCGACGGGCGTCCGACGCCGACATCAGCCAGATGATGCGGCTTGCCGTTGCCATGGGCGATGCCGGGCACAGCGCCCAGACACTGGCGCACGCCGACCTCGAATTTCATCTCCATTTGCTCGAAGCCTCCCTCAATCCCTTCATGCGGACGGTGGGGAGCCTTATCGAAGCAGCATTGATCGGCGTTTTCAAACTCACGAGTCCAAGCCCCGAAGAGGCGGAAATCGACCGCGTCGCGATGGCGCACATCCGCATCGTCGAAGAGATCCAGCGCCGCGACGAGCATGGCGCCCGAAGCGCTATGGAGAACGTAATCCGGGTTGGCCAGGAGCGACTTATGCTTGACCTAAGGGAAGGCAAGATCGCTCTTCAGAGCGGATCGTGA